A portion of the Drosophila innubila isolate TH190305 chromosome 3L unlocalized genomic scaffold, UK_Dinn_1.0 0_D_3L, whole genome shotgun sequence genome contains these proteins:
- the LOC117786607 gene encoding uncharacterized protein LOC117786607: MWPLLGLLLGLSNSSDINTLKLAEISCQIAVAQLAQVNYIYRCVSCPVADSVSSVTLEEALHRCVASRLPSSMRSLEMHELEPVRQTDSMNIFHIPAEDAGAPIMRRILDMLNPRQPRRHLHKYLFIWPEAKEKHLRQLFEGCWEKHLLFALAITGPQDIYDFDPFGVDGLELKRSARGRYIDKLRNLRGFDLRYSMFTNPLRALPLDPVETEGYKAIDGSIARLFAQKLNATARYVIPSDGEAYGRCLANGSFTGAVRDLTTGVTDIGVNLRFVLDCIWPHVELAYPYRRIIISLVVPAARMRPEYRIFVDAFRNSVWHLLLANFLFAFVIFIIFQWLLNWITGEVGERWFEVFDMLFKTHLGQPVEHFSRKSSLRAFLMAWIMFSYVLTTVYFGKLESSFVQPSYEQQLEDLDGLPALKLHVHGVTTMFDAVNSSLSARHYEALTARPKVHPLKDSDHLYELAISRRFKRAAFLMRDDSAKEFLAITYNAEEGRSAYHIVKQYLRSMPGTYILPLGSPYLYKFQMLMSAFFEFGFLDYWAELDVLRRSRSTQSDEFFEDLGDETEQSTDNGNVADSQERRKKRVVLTMDILQGAFYLWIIGILLSFVGFILEQVYYRLRRSKRGRIGVLDN; this comes from the coding sequence ATGTGGCCGCTACTTGGACTTTTACTTGGCCTGTCCAACAGCAGTGATATTAATACACTGAAGCTGGCGGAGATTAGCTGCCAAATTGCTGTGGCACAGTTGGCCCAAGTCAACTATATCTATCGATGTGTTAGCTGTCCAGTTGCAGACTCTGTTTCCTCGGTGACACTGGAAGAGGCATTGCATCGTTGTGTGGCATCTCGATTGCCCAGTTCAATGCGCAGCCTGGAGATGCATGAATTGGAGCCAGTTCGTCAGACAGACAGCATGAATATCTTTCACATACCAGCTGAAGATGCTGGAGCACCTATTATGCGTCGTATTTTGGACATGTTGAATCCTCGACAGCCGCGTCGACACTTACACAAGTATCTCTTCATTTGGCCAGAAGCCAAAGAGAAACATTTAAGGCAACTCTTTGAGGGATGTTGGGAGAAGCATTTACTGTTTGCCTTGGCCATAACTGGACCACAGGATATCTATGACTTTGATCCATTTGGAGTAGATGGTTTGGAATTAAAAAGGTCCGCCAGGGGCAGATACATTGATAAATTAAGAAACCTGCGAGGTTTCGATCTACGTTATTCCATGTTTACTAACCCATTGCGTGCCCTGCCTTTGGATCCCGTAGAGACTGAAGGATATAAAGCTATCGATGGCTCAATTGCACGTCTCTTCGCTCAGAAACTGAATGCCACAGCGCGTTATGTGATCCCATCGGATGGTGAGGCATATGGTCGTTGTTTAGCCAATGGCAGCTTCACTGGTGCCGTGCGTGATCTTACGACTGGAGTTACGGATATTGGAGTCAATCTACGTTTCGTCCTGGACTGTATTTGGCCACATGTGGAGCTAGCGTATCCGTATCGACGCATCATTATCAGTTTGGTGGTGCCAGCAGCAAGAATGCGTCCAGAATATCGTATATTCGTGGATGCCTTTCGTAATTCCGTTTGGCATctgcttttggccaacttTCTGTTTGCCTTTGTCATTTTTATAATCTTTCAATGGCTTTTAAACTGGATTACAGGTGAAGTTGGTGAACGTTGGTTTGAGGTTTTCGATATGTTGTTCAAAACACATTTGGGACAACCTGTCGAGCATTTCTCTCGTAAGAGTTCGTTGCGTGCTTTTCTCATGGCTTGGATAATGTTTAGTTATGTGTTGACCACCGTTTACTTTGGCAAACTGGAGAGCAGCTTCGTCCAGCCGAGTTATGAGCAGCAATTGGAAGATCTGGATGGTTTACCTGCTCTCAAGTTGCATGTACATGGAGTAACTACCATGTTTGATGCTGTCAATTCATCTTTGTCGGCACGTCATTACGAGGCGTTGACAGCCAGGCCCAAGGTACATCCTCTCAAGGATTCGGATCATTTATATGAGTTGGCCATCAGTCGACGGTTCAAAAGAGCCGCTTTCTTAATGCGTGATGATAGCGCAAAGGAATTCCTCGCAATCACCTACAATGCAGAGGAGGGACGATCCGCCTATCACATTGTCAAGCAATATCTCCGATCCATGCCAGGCACCTACATTCTGCCCTTGGGTTCGCCCTACCTCTACAAATTCCAGATGTTAATGAGCGCCTTCTTTGAGTTTGGTTTCCTCGACTATTGGGCAGAGTTGGATGTCTTGAGACGCAGTCGATCCACGCAGTCCGATGAATTCTTTGAGGATCTGGGAGATGAAACGGAGCAATCCACGGATAATGGAAACGTTGCAGATTCCCAAGAGCGTCGCAAGAAGCGTGTGGTGCTTACTATGGACATTTTACAGGGTGCTTTCTATTTGTGGATCATTGGAATCTTGCTTAGTTTTGTGGGTTTTATTCTAGAGCAGGTTTATTATCGTTTGAGAAGATCAAAACGTGGTAGAATTGGCGTCTTGgataattga
- the LOC117789275 gene encoding uncharacterized protein LOC117789275: MAAGYGTDSRYKSSLRQKSGSESRQKEKRRELKHSDSRSGDLNSSRNRSGRSQSSRGEKGSQTSLRLKSPGRLHLFANKEYDFAEHLLDEDFKLMMAMSPSPDEAFCPKSGDYTRATLWHNKLKDWECDTIYELRMRQNYMSYFSVCLNQQQLRGVFQQDPPERLIWVDFQEMIDPNAGCMSMGNESAWLTMISSMLQHEGSCCSQSTKAGQSRTTGGSAKRKYPQGTTLKLAYKSKPKLVPKNLSSSQSSSSPMSCDSKYCRTSSGSSLSPLEEPKNSAQSRQSRHRRPIDDQARKEMDYLLATIKSELRGEQLPEPDEYLELELKRYREFYARHRGNDPDFKSITAAVDSSKERIHMLLNMQTDLIKLLTEH; encoded by the coding sequence ATGGCCGCAGGCTATGGCACAGATTCCCGTTACAAGTCCTCCTTACGTCAAAAGTCGGGCAGCGAGTCGAGGCAGAAGGAAAAGCGGAGGGAATTAAAGCACAGTGACAGCCGAAGTGGCGACTTGAACAGCTCGAGGAATCGAAGTGGACGCAGTCAATCCAGTCGAGGAGAGAAGGGGAGTCAGACGAGCTTGAGACTCAAATCTCCGGGTCGATTGCACCTCTTTGCTAATAAAGAATATGACTTCGCTGAGCACTTGCTCGATGAGGACTTTAAACTGATGATGGCGATGTCGCCGAGTCCCGATGAAGCCTTTTGTCCCAAGTCTGGGGATTACACTCGTGCCACACTGTGGCACAACAAACTGAAGGACTGGGAATGCGACACAATCTACGAGTTACGGATGCGCCAGAATTACATGAGTTACTTCAGTGTCTGCCTcaatcagcagcagctgcgaGGCGTATTTCAACAGGATCCGCCGGAGAGACTCATCTGGGTGGACTTTCAGGAGATGATCGATCCGAATGCCGGTTGCATGTCGATGGGCAATGAAAGTGCCTGGTTGACCATGATCAGCAGCATGTTGCAGCACGAGGGAAGCTGTTGCAGTCAGTCCACAAAAGCTGGACAATCTCGCACTACGGGCGGTTCAGCTAAACGTAAATATCCACAGGGAACTACACTCAAACTGGCCTACAAATCAAAGCCTAAACTTGTGCCCAAAAATTTATCTTCGTCTCAGAGTTCTTCGAGTCCAATGAGTTGTGATTCAAAATATTGTAGGACTTCTAGCGGCTCGAGTTTGAGTCCTCTTGAAGAACCAAAGAATTCTGCCCAAAGTCGACAAAGTCGACATCGTCGTCCCATCGATGATCAGGCTCGTAAGGAAATGGATTATCTGCTGGCGACAATCAAGAGTGAACTGCGTGGTGAACAGCTACCGGAGCCCGATGAATACCTGGAGCTGGAACTGAAAAGATATAGAGAATTCTATGCACGGCATCGTGGCAATGATCCCGATTTCAAGTCCATCACAGCTGCTGTTGATAGCTCCAAGGAACGCATTCATATGTTGCTTAATATGCAAACTGATTTGATCAAATTGTTGACCGAGCATTGA